The following are from one region of the Acipenser ruthenus chromosome 19, fAciRut3.2 maternal haplotype, whole genome shotgun sequence genome:
- the LOC117424606 gene encoding platelet endothelial cell adhesion molecule-like isoform X1 has translation MNFYIVLVLVSLHFRGVELLSAVTINKVTLQIDPSSPVQSGRNITLTCALDISTAEPSQSHPHQYTFYKEDQIVYTKNDTSDRLQYKITAARVFHSASYSCEVRAEGKRKESNQAALRVTGLQQPVLTLNRNTIREGEEVAVRCAAPEELGSLIFNFYKNLSKGPVRKLTRAVNFAETTFNFEPEERTASFYCTFSVTTVPDAGASPPSAVRNVTISEILKNPIMDVKPAQNVTEGDTFEIICRADDSTSNANQQIIYLRKKKDILTYKTGRVNYTSTAHSQDSGDYECISDLHNVQRSTIKTLRVAELFSKPVLLAEHHEINEGALLNVTCYSRYSTPQNLSTAPGLKYALLKDGTLKTAASVQSGYVNEKASAAEGGLYSCNVTAKGITKSSEQVLIKVYVLVTSPTLSIIGSSEVIAGKSARLKCHSEKGSPPITYVLLRGNQTVSILAVKQEVAVFNVTMSNTGSTQEYRCEAQNRGASSAKLSNAVRITVIVPVSSPTLSMIPGKEVVFEGEDLTLICVVANATLPITFQFFRDEEEHPFHSTTTNSTTAFTEFGGTEHNVGYSCQASNKAGTSRKSNRVSVTVTMAIWKRILIALFCIMIILGVFVFCIVRYKLKQAKNESSVEMAGSEHTDAVRNVFELSSTNTGADQHGDVIEVREINGTEVGSVDVGCGEDSSDPDIEYTEVMHVEPDASRAPVMKGTDTVYSELRKSESEDPDNTDCQGSVEYAQLYHNTVESRQ, from the exons CGGTCACTATAAACAAAGTGACACTTCAGATTGACCCTTCCAGCCCTGTGCAAAGTGGCCGTAACATTACCCTGACCTGCGCACTCGACATCAGCACAGCCGAGCCCAGCCAGTCTCACCCACACCAGTACACCTTTTATAAGGAGGACCAGATTGTGTACACCAAGAATGACACCAGCGACAGACTGCAGTACAAGATCACAGCAGCTAGGGTGTTCCACTCAGCCAGCTACAGCTGTGAGGTCAGAGCTGAGGGGAAGAGGAAGGAAAGCAATCAAGCAGCACTCCGGGTAACAG GTCTGCAGCAGCCTGTTCTGACTCTGAACCGCAACACAATCCGAGAGGGCGAGGAGGTCGCTGTCCGCTGTGCTGCCCCCGAGGAACTAGGATCCCTCATCTTCAACTTTTACAAAAACTTGTCGAAAGGCCCGGTCAGAAAGCTCACCAGAGCTGTTAATTTTGCCGAGACCACGTTTAATTTTGAACCAGAAGAAAGAACCGCTAGCTTTTATTGCACTTTCTCAGTGACCACGGTGCCTGATGCTGGAGCGTCGCCCCCTAGTGCCGTGAGGAATGTCACGATATCAG AAATATTGAAAAATCCAATCATGGATGTAAAACCGGCCCAGAATGTAACTGAAGGAGACACTTTTGAGATCATCTGCAGGGCTGACGACTCGACCAGCAATGCCAACCAGCAGATAATATACCTGCGAAAGAAAAAAGACATACTGACTTATAAAACCGGCCGTGTAAATTATACCAGTACTGCTCACTCACAGGATTCGGGGGACTATGAGTGCATCTCCGACTTGCACAATGTGCAGAGATCAACTATAAAGACCCTTCGTGTGGCAG AGTTGTTTTCTAAACCAGTCTTGCTCGCTGAACATCATGAAATAAACGAAGGCGCTCTGTTGAACGTGACCTGCTATAGCAGGTACAGCACTCCACAGAACCTTTCCACTGCCCCGGGACTCAAGTATGCACTTCTCAAGGATGGCACTTTAAAAACAGCTGCCTCTGTCCAGTCAGGCTATGTGAATGAGAAAGCCTCTGCAGCCGAGGGAGGGCTTTACTCCTGCAATGTGACTGCAAAGGGAATAACCAAGAGCAGCGAACAGGTCCTTATCAAAGTGTATG TTCTAGTGACCAGTCCCACTCTGAGTATAATTGGATCTTCAGAGGTCATTGCTGGGAAGTCTGCTAGACTGAAGTGCCACTCTGAAAAGGGATCGCCTCCCATTACTTACGTCCTGCTGAGAGGCAACCAGACTGTGAGCATCCTTGCAGTGAAGCAGGAGGTGGCCGTGTTCAACGTCACAATGTCAAACACGGGCAGCACCCAAGAGTACAGGTGTGAGGCGCAGAACCGAGGAGCCAGCAGTGCCAAGCTCAGCAACGCAGTGCGAATCACAGTCATCG TTCCAGTATCCAGTCCAACGCTGAGCATGATCCCAGGCAAGGAGGTGGTCTTTGAAGGGGAGGACCTGACTCTCATTTGTGTCGTAGCTAACGCCACTTTACCCATCACCTTTCAGTTCTTCAGGGATGAAGAAGAGCATCCTTTCCACTCCACAACCACAAATTCCACCACAGCCTTTACCGAGTTTGGTGGCACAGAGCACAACGTAGGGTACTCGTGCCAAGCATCAAACAAAGCCGGCACAAGCAGAAAGAGCAACCGAGTGTCTGTGACTG TAACAATGGCCATATGGAAGAGAATATTAATCGCCTTGTTTTGCATCATGATTATTCTGGGTGTATTTGTCTTCTGCATCGTTAGATATAAACTCAAACAGG CTAAAAATGAGAGCAGCGTGGAAATGGCAGG CTCCGAGCATACTGATGCAGTGAGAAATGTCTTTGAATTATCCAGCACTAATACAG GTGCTGACCAGCACGGCGATGTCATTGAAGTGAGAGAGATCAATGGAACTGAAG TTGGCAGTGTGGATGTGGGCTGTGGGGAGGACTCCAGTGACCCTGACATTGAATATACAGAGGTGATGCATGTGGAGCCCGACGCTAGCAGAG CTCCTGTGATGAAAGGGACAGACACCGTGTACAGTGAACTCCGAAAGTCAGAGAGCG AAGATCCAGACAACACAGACTGT CAGGGCTCTGTTGAATACGCACAGCTCTATCACAATACTGTGGAGTCCAGGCAGTAA
- the LOC117424606 gene encoding platelet endothelial cell adhesion molecule-like isoform X2 has product MNFYIVLVLVSLHFRGVELLSAVTINKVTLQIDPSSPVQSGRNITLTCALDISTAEPSQSHPHQYTFYKEDQIVYTKNDTSDRLQYKITAARVFHSASYSCEVRAEGKRKESNQAALRVTGLQQPVLTLNRNTIREGEEVAVRCAAPEELGSLIFNFYKNLSKGPVRKLTRAVNFAETTFNFEPEERTASFYCTFSVTTVPDAGASPPSAVRNVTISEILKNPIMDVKPAQNVTEGDTFEIICRADDSTSNANQQIIYLRKKKDILTYKTGRVNYTSTAHSQDSGDYECISDLHNVQRSTIKTLRVAELFSKPVLLAEHHEINEGALLNVTCYSRYSTPQNLSTAPGLKYALLKDGTLKTAASVQSGYVNEKASAAEGGLYSCNVTAKGITKSSEQVLIKVYVLVTSPTLSIIGSSEVIAGKSARLKCHSEKGSPPITYVLLRGNQTVSILAVKQEVAVFNVTMSNTGSTQEYRCEAQNRGASSAKLSNAVRITVIVPVSSPTLSMIPGKEVVFEGEDLTLICVVANATLPITFQFFRDEEEHPFHSTTTNSTTAFTEFGGTEHNVGYSCQASNKAGTSRKSNRVSVTVTMAIWKRILIALFCIMIILGVFVFCIVRYKLKQAKNESSVEMAGSEHTDAVRNVFELSSTNTGADQHGDVIEVREINGTEVGSVDVGCGEDSSDPDIEYTEVMHVEPDASRAPVMKGTDTVYSELRKSESEDPDNTDCGSVEYAQLYHNTVESRQ; this is encoded by the exons CGGTCACTATAAACAAAGTGACACTTCAGATTGACCCTTCCAGCCCTGTGCAAAGTGGCCGTAACATTACCCTGACCTGCGCACTCGACATCAGCACAGCCGAGCCCAGCCAGTCTCACCCACACCAGTACACCTTTTATAAGGAGGACCAGATTGTGTACACCAAGAATGACACCAGCGACAGACTGCAGTACAAGATCACAGCAGCTAGGGTGTTCCACTCAGCCAGCTACAGCTGTGAGGTCAGAGCTGAGGGGAAGAGGAAGGAAAGCAATCAAGCAGCACTCCGGGTAACAG GTCTGCAGCAGCCTGTTCTGACTCTGAACCGCAACACAATCCGAGAGGGCGAGGAGGTCGCTGTCCGCTGTGCTGCCCCCGAGGAACTAGGATCCCTCATCTTCAACTTTTACAAAAACTTGTCGAAAGGCCCGGTCAGAAAGCTCACCAGAGCTGTTAATTTTGCCGAGACCACGTTTAATTTTGAACCAGAAGAAAGAACCGCTAGCTTTTATTGCACTTTCTCAGTGACCACGGTGCCTGATGCTGGAGCGTCGCCCCCTAGTGCCGTGAGGAATGTCACGATATCAG AAATATTGAAAAATCCAATCATGGATGTAAAACCGGCCCAGAATGTAACTGAAGGAGACACTTTTGAGATCATCTGCAGGGCTGACGACTCGACCAGCAATGCCAACCAGCAGATAATATACCTGCGAAAGAAAAAAGACATACTGACTTATAAAACCGGCCGTGTAAATTATACCAGTACTGCTCACTCACAGGATTCGGGGGACTATGAGTGCATCTCCGACTTGCACAATGTGCAGAGATCAACTATAAAGACCCTTCGTGTGGCAG AGTTGTTTTCTAAACCAGTCTTGCTCGCTGAACATCATGAAATAAACGAAGGCGCTCTGTTGAACGTGACCTGCTATAGCAGGTACAGCACTCCACAGAACCTTTCCACTGCCCCGGGACTCAAGTATGCACTTCTCAAGGATGGCACTTTAAAAACAGCTGCCTCTGTCCAGTCAGGCTATGTGAATGAGAAAGCCTCTGCAGCCGAGGGAGGGCTTTACTCCTGCAATGTGACTGCAAAGGGAATAACCAAGAGCAGCGAACAGGTCCTTATCAAAGTGTATG TTCTAGTGACCAGTCCCACTCTGAGTATAATTGGATCTTCAGAGGTCATTGCTGGGAAGTCTGCTAGACTGAAGTGCCACTCTGAAAAGGGATCGCCTCCCATTACTTACGTCCTGCTGAGAGGCAACCAGACTGTGAGCATCCTTGCAGTGAAGCAGGAGGTGGCCGTGTTCAACGTCACAATGTCAAACACGGGCAGCACCCAAGAGTACAGGTGTGAGGCGCAGAACCGAGGAGCCAGCAGTGCCAAGCTCAGCAACGCAGTGCGAATCACAGTCATCG TTCCAGTATCCAGTCCAACGCTGAGCATGATCCCAGGCAAGGAGGTGGTCTTTGAAGGGGAGGACCTGACTCTCATTTGTGTCGTAGCTAACGCCACTTTACCCATCACCTTTCAGTTCTTCAGGGATGAAGAAGAGCATCCTTTCCACTCCACAACCACAAATTCCACCACAGCCTTTACCGAGTTTGGTGGCACAGAGCACAACGTAGGGTACTCGTGCCAAGCATCAAACAAAGCCGGCACAAGCAGAAAGAGCAACCGAGTGTCTGTGACTG TAACAATGGCCATATGGAAGAGAATATTAATCGCCTTGTTTTGCATCATGATTATTCTGGGTGTATTTGTCTTCTGCATCGTTAGATATAAACTCAAACAGG CTAAAAATGAGAGCAGCGTGGAAATGGCAGG CTCCGAGCATACTGATGCAGTGAGAAATGTCTTTGAATTATCCAGCACTAATACAG GTGCTGACCAGCACGGCGATGTCATTGAAGTGAGAGAGATCAATGGAACTGAAG TTGGCAGTGTGGATGTGGGCTGTGGGGAGGACTCCAGTGACCCTGACATTGAATATACAGAGGTGATGCATGTGGAGCCCGACGCTAGCAGAG CTCCTGTGATGAAAGGGACAGACACCGTGTACAGTGAACTCCGAAAGTCAGAGAGCG AAGATCCAGACAACACAGACTGT GGCTCTGTTGAATACGCACAGCTCTATCACAATACTGTGGAGTCCAGGCAGTAA
- the LOC117424606 gene encoding platelet endothelial cell adhesion molecule-like isoform X3, with product MNFYIVLVLVSLHFRGVELLSAVTINKVTLQIDPSSPVQSGRNITLTCALDISTAEPSQSHPHQYTFYKEDQIVYTKNDTSDRLQYKITAARVFHSASYSCEVRAEGKRKESNQAALRVTGLQQPVLTLNRNTIREGEEVAVRCAAPEELGSLIFNFYKNLSKGPVRKLTRAVNFAETTFNFEPEERTASFYCTFSVTTVPDAGASPPSAVRNVTISEILKNPIMDVKPAQNVTEGDTFEIICRADDSTSNANQQIIYLRKKKDILTYKTGRVNYTSTAHSQDSGDYECISDLHNVQRSTIKTLRVAELFSKPVLLAEHHEINEGALLNVTCYSRYSTPQNLSTAPGLKYALLKDGTLKTAASVQSGYVNEKASAAEGGLYSCNVTAKGITKSSEQVLIKVYVLVTSPTLSIIGSSEVIAGKSARLKCHSEKGSPPITYVLLRGNQTVSILAVKQEVAVFNVTMSNTGSTQEYRCEAQNRGASSAKLSNAVRITVIVPVSSPTLSMIPGKEVVFEGEDLTLICVVANATLPITFQFFRDEEEHPFHSTTTNSTTAFTEFGGTEHNVGYSCQASNKAGTSRKSNRVSVTVTMAIWKRILIALFCIMIILGVFVFCIVRYKLKQAKNESSVEMAGSEHTDAVRNVFELSSTNTVGSVDVGCGEDSSDPDIEYTEVMHVEPDASRAPVMKGTDTVYSELRKSESEDPDNTDCQGSVEYAQLYHNTVESRQ from the exons CGGTCACTATAAACAAAGTGACACTTCAGATTGACCCTTCCAGCCCTGTGCAAAGTGGCCGTAACATTACCCTGACCTGCGCACTCGACATCAGCACAGCCGAGCCCAGCCAGTCTCACCCACACCAGTACACCTTTTATAAGGAGGACCAGATTGTGTACACCAAGAATGACACCAGCGACAGACTGCAGTACAAGATCACAGCAGCTAGGGTGTTCCACTCAGCCAGCTACAGCTGTGAGGTCAGAGCTGAGGGGAAGAGGAAGGAAAGCAATCAAGCAGCACTCCGGGTAACAG GTCTGCAGCAGCCTGTTCTGACTCTGAACCGCAACACAATCCGAGAGGGCGAGGAGGTCGCTGTCCGCTGTGCTGCCCCCGAGGAACTAGGATCCCTCATCTTCAACTTTTACAAAAACTTGTCGAAAGGCCCGGTCAGAAAGCTCACCAGAGCTGTTAATTTTGCCGAGACCACGTTTAATTTTGAACCAGAAGAAAGAACCGCTAGCTTTTATTGCACTTTCTCAGTGACCACGGTGCCTGATGCTGGAGCGTCGCCCCCTAGTGCCGTGAGGAATGTCACGATATCAG AAATATTGAAAAATCCAATCATGGATGTAAAACCGGCCCAGAATGTAACTGAAGGAGACACTTTTGAGATCATCTGCAGGGCTGACGACTCGACCAGCAATGCCAACCAGCAGATAATATACCTGCGAAAGAAAAAAGACATACTGACTTATAAAACCGGCCGTGTAAATTATACCAGTACTGCTCACTCACAGGATTCGGGGGACTATGAGTGCATCTCCGACTTGCACAATGTGCAGAGATCAACTATAAAGACCCTTCGTGTGGCAG AGTTGTTTTCTAAACCAGTCTTGCTCGCTGAACATCATGAAATAAACGAAGGCGCTCTGTTGAACGTGACCTGCTATAGCAGGTACAGCACTCCACAGAACCTTTCCACTGCCCCGGGACTCAAGTATGCACTTCTCAAGGATGGCACTTTAAAAACAGCTGCCTCTGTCCAGTCAGGCTATGTGAATGAGAAAGCCTCTGCAGCCGAGGGAGGGCTTTACTCCTGCAATGTGACTGCAAAGGGAATAACCAAGAGCAGCGAACAGGTCCTTATCAAAGTGTATG TTCTAGTGACCAGTCCCACTCTGAGTATAATTGGATCTTCAGAGGTCATTGCTGGGAAGTCTGCTAGACTGAAGTGCCACTCTGAAAAGGGATCGCCTCCCATTACTTACGTCCTGCTGAGAGGCAACCAGACTGTGAGCATCCTTGCAGTGAAGCAGGAGGTGGCCGTGTTCAACGTCACAATGTCAAACACGGGCAGCACCCAAGAGTACAGGTGTGAGGCGCAGAACCGAGGAGCCAGCAGTGCCAAGCTCAGCAACGCAGTGCGAATCACAGTCATCG TTCCAGTATCCAGTCCAACGCTGAGCATGATCCCAGGCAAGGAGGTGGTCTTTGAAGGGGAGGACCTGACTCTCATTTGTGTCGTAGCTAACGCCACTTTACCCATCACCTTTCAGTTCTTCAGGGATGAAGAAGAGCATCCTTTCCACTCCACAACCACAAATTCCACCACAGCCTTTACCGAGTTTGGTGGCACAGAGCACAACGTAGGGTACTCGTGCCAAGCATCAAACAAAGCCGGCACAAGCAGAAAGAGCAACCGAGTGTCTGTGACTG TAACAATGGCCATATGGAAGAGAATATTAATCGCCTTGTTTTGCATCATGATTATTCTGGGTGTATTTGTCTTCTGCATCGTTAGATATAAACTCAAACAGG CTAAAAATGAGAGCAGCGTGGAAATGGCAGG CTCCGAGCATACTGATGCAGTGAGAAATGTCTTTGAATTATCCAGCACTAATACAG TTGGCAGTGTGGATGTGGGCTGTGGGGAGGACTCCAGTGACCCTGACATTGAATATACAGAGGTGATGCATGTGGAGCCCGACGCTAGCAGAG CTCCTGTGATGAAAGGGACAGACACCGTGTACAGTGAACTCCGAAAGTCAGAGAGCG AAGATCCAGACAACACAGACTGT CAGGGCTCTGTTGAATACGCACAGCTCTATCACAATACTGTGGAGTCCAGGCAGTAA
- the LOC117424606 gene encoding platelet endothelial cell adhesion molecule-like isoform X4: MNFYIVLVLVSLHFRGVELLSAVTINKVTLQIDPSSPVQSGRNITLTCALDISTAEPSQSHPHQYTFYKEDQIVYTKNDTSDRLQYKITAARVFHSASYSCEVRAEGKRKESNQAALRVTGLQQPVLTLNRNTIREGEEVAVRCAAPEELGSLIFNFYKNLSKGPVRKLTRAVNFAETTFNFEPEERTASFYCTFSVTTVPDAGASPPSAVRNVTISEILKNPIMDVKPAQNVTEGDTFEIICRADDSTSNANQQIIYLRKKKDILTYKTGRVNYTSTAHSQDSGDYECISDLHNVQRSTIKTLRVAELFSKPVLLAEHHEINEGALLNVTCYSRYSTPQNLSTAPGLKYALLKDGTLKTAASVQSGYVNEKASAAEGGLYSCNVTAKGITKSSEQVLIKVYVLVTSPTLSIIGSSEVIAGKSARLKCHSEKGSPPITYVLLRGNQTVSILAVKQEVAVFNVTMSNTGSTQEYRCEAQNRGASSAKLSNAVRITVIVPVSSPTLSMIPGKEVVFEGEDLTLICVVANATLPITFQFFRDEEEHPFHSTTTNSTTAFTEFGGTEHNVGYSCQASNKAGTSRKSNRVSVTVTMAIWKRILIALFCIMIILGVFVFCIVRYKLKQAKNESSVEMAGSEHTDAVRNVFELSSTNTGSQTAWFSQKTINAQ, from the exons CGGTCACTATAAACAAAGTGACACTTCAGATTGACCCTTCCAGCCCTGTGCAAAGTGGCCGTAACATTACCCTGACCTGCGCACTCGACATCAGCACAGCCGAGCCCAGCCAGTCTCACCCACACCAGTACACCTTTTATAAGGAGGACCAGATTGTGTACACCAAGAATGACACCAGCGACAGACTGCAGTACAAGATCACAGCAGCTAGGGTGTTCCACTCAGCCAGCTACAGCTGTGAGGTCAGAGCTGAGGGGAAGAGGAAGGAAAGCAATCAAGCAGCACTCCGGGTAACAG GTCTGCAGCAGCCTGTTCTGACTCTGAACCGCAACACAATCCGAGAGGGCGAGGAGGTCGCTGTCCGCTGTGCTGCCCCCGAGGAACTAGGATCCCTCATCTTCAACTTTTACAAAAACTTGTCGAAAGGCCCGGTCAGAAAGCTCACCAGAGCTGTTAATTTTGCCGAGACCACGTTTAATTTTGAACCAGAAGAAAGAACCGCTAGCTTTTATTGCACTTTCTCAGTGACCACGGTGCCTGATGCTGGAGCGTCGCCCCCTAGTGCCGTGAGGAATGTCACGATATCAG AAATATTGAAAAATCCAATCATGGATGTAAAACCGGCCCAGAATGTAACTGAAGGAGACACTTTTGAGATCATCTGCAGGGCTGACGACTCGACCAGCAATGCCAACCAGCAGATAATATACCTGCGAAAGAAAAAAGACATACTGACTTATAAAACCGGCCGTGTAAATTATACCAGTACTGCTCACTCACAGGATTCGGGGGACTATGAGTGCATCTCCGACTTGCACAATGTGCAGAGATCAACTATAAAGACCCTTCGTGTGGCAG AGTTGTTTTCTAAACCAGTCTTGCTCGCTGAACATCATGAAATAAACGAAGGCGCTCTGTTGAACGTGACCTGCTATAGCAGGTACAGCACTCCACAGAACCTTTCCACTGCCCCGGGACTCAAGTATGCACTTCTCAAGGATGGCACTTTAAAAACAGCTGCCTCTGTCCAGTCAGGCTATGTGAATGAGAAAGCCTCTGCAGCCGAGGGAGGGCTTTACTCCTGCAATGTGACTGCAAAGGGAATAACCAAGAGCAGCGAACAGGTCCTTATCAAAGTGTATG TTCTAGTGACCAGTCCCACTCTGAGTATAATTGGATCTTCAGAGGTCATTGCTGGGAAGTCTGCTAGACTGAAGTGCCACTCTGAAAAGGGATCGCCTCCCATTACTTACGTCCTGCTGAGAGGCAACCAGACTGTGAGCATCCTTGCAGTGAAGCAGGAGGTGGCCGTGTTCAACGTCACAATGTCAAACACGGGCAGCACCCAAGAGTACAGGTGTGAGGCGCAGAACCGAGGAGCCAGCAGTGCCAAGCTCAGCAACGCAGTGCGAATCACAGTCATCG TTCCAGTATCCAGTCCAACGCTGAGCATGATCCCAGGCAAGGAGGTGGTCTTTGAAGGGGAGGACCTGACTCTCATTTGTGTCGTAGCTAACGCCACTTTACCCATCACCTTTCAGTTCTTCAGGGATGAAGAAGAGCATCCTTTCCACTCCACAACCACAAATTCCACCACAGCCTTTACCGAGTTTGGTGGCACAGAGCACAACGTAGGGTACTCGTGCCAAGCATCAAACAAAGCCGGCACAAGCAGAAAGAGCAACCGAGTGTCTGTGACTG TAACAATGGCCATATGGAAGAGAATATTAATCGCCTTGTTTTGCATCATGATTATTCTGGGTGTATTTGTCTTCTGCATCGTTAGATATAAACTCAAACAGG CTAAAAATGAGAGCAGCGTGGAAATGGCAGG CTCCGAGCATACTGATGCAGTGAGAAATGTCTTTGAATTATCCAGCACTAATACAG GCTCACAAACTGCTTGGTTTTCTCAAAAAACCATCAATGCACAATAA